The following are encoded in a window of Desulfarculaceae bacterium genomic DNA:
- a CDS encoding SurA N-terminal domain-containing protein, which translates to MLRRLIFSLVLAVLLIAPAMLASAAEQVVNRVVAIVDDDVITSLDLDRSIKRVKMDLARMEATQPGSGGMPPTQIRRLALERLIDDKIFAKEVKRAGLVVPDAELDHYINRVKKSNNLTDEDFVASLSRQGLTLQEYRNNLRNDILKQRLINQEVKKLVVVTDADVEKYYKDHKEQYQNLDEVQIRAIFLRVDDKTSLAGENAVRQKAENILTKIKNGEDFGKLAQQNSQGPGAERGGQLGPVKASDLLPSMRQALGELKPGQVSEVLQIPQGFVIMQLTERSGDKGLPLQAVKDQIRQKLERETTEKRFREWIKDLRAKNYVKIID; encoded by the coding sequence ATGCTACGACGCCTTATCTTTAGCCTTGTTCTGGCGGTTCTGTTGATCGCGCCGGCCATGTTGGCCTCCGCGGCCGAGCAGGTGGTCAACCGGGTGGTGGCCATCGTGGACGACGACGTGATCACCTCCCTGGACCTGGACCGCTCCATCAAGCGGGTGAAGATGGACCTGGCCCGCATGGAGGCCACCCAGCCGGGCAGCGGGGGGATGCCTCCCACCCAGATCCGGCGCCTGGCCCTGGAACGGCTGATCGACGACAAGATCTTCGCCAAGGAGGTCAAACGCGCCGGGCTGGTGGTCCCCGACGCCGAGCTGGACCATTACATCAACCGGGTGAAGAAGTCCAACAACCTCACCGATGAGGACTTCGTGGCCAGCCTGAGCCGCCAGGGGCTCACCCTCCAGGAGTACCGCAACAACCTGCGCAATGACATCCTCAAGCAGCGGCTGATCAACCAGGAAGTCAAGAAGCTGGTGGTGGTCACCGACGCGGACGTGGAGAAGTACTACAAGGACCACAAGGAGCAGTACCAGAACCTGGACGAGGTTCAGATCCGGGCCATCTTCCTCAGGGTGGACGACAAGACCAGCCTGGCCGGCGAGAACGCGGTGCGCCAAAAGGCCGAGAACATCCTGACCAAGATCAAGAACGGCGAGGACTTCGGCAAGCTGGCCCAGCAGAACTCCCAGGGGCCGGGGGCCGAGCGGGGAGGGCAGCTGGGGCCGGTGAAGGCTTCTGACCTTCTGCCTTCCATGCGCCAGGCCCTGGGCGAGCTCAAGCCCGGCCAGGTCAGCGAGGTTTTGCAGATTCCCCAGGGCTTCGTGATCATGCAGCTCACCGAGCGCAGCGGTGACAAAGGTTTGCCGCTCCAAGCGGTCAAGGATCAGATTCGCCAGAAGCTGGAACGAGAGACCACCGAGAAACGCTTCCGGGAGTGGATCAAGGACCTGCGGGCAAAAAACTACGTGAAGATAATCGATTAG
- a CDS encoding peptidyl-prolyl cis-trans isomerase, whose protein sequence is MLALLMAGCSPAPEQAAPTVAWVDGEAITLHEFKARAAFLGLGGDPAMLEKSLRREMIEDLISRRLVLKDAARQGINLDPKEAARQEKAMLSELDEKAFEHNLAIHGISRKDWRDELERQLLMEKALRMILMPRARVGAAQVRDYYQGHVREFQRPEQILALHALLPSRDLAQKLVDRVKTGQDMSAAADALGAPLAEGGHPSWLSRGHMPPALEKKVFALQAGQLAGPLPSTYGFHVVLVKQKRPAQTLSLAQAAPEIQKRLSAQRRESLAVQYLERLRAQARVQYDENFLELGRPASPRSG, encoded by the coding sequence CCCTTCTGATGGCGGGGTGCTCCCCCGCCCCGGAGCAGGCCGCGCCCACCGTGGCCTGGGTGGACGGCGAGGCCATCACCCTGCATGAGTTCAAGGCCCGGGCCGCTTTTCTGGGCCTGGGGGGCGATCCGGCCATGCTGGAAAAATCGCTGCGCCGCGAGATGATCGAGGATCTGATAAGCCGCCGCCTGGTGCTAAAGGACGCAGCCCGCCAGGGCATCAACCTGGACCCCAAGGAAGCGGCCCGCCAGGAAAAGGCCATGCTCAGCGAGCTGGACGAAAAGGCCTTTGAGCACAACCTGGCCATCCACGGCATCTCGCGCAAGGATTGGCGGGACGAACTGGAGCGCCAGCTCTTGATGGAAAAGGCCCTGCGCATGATACTCATGCCCCGGGCCCGGGTGGGAGCGGCTCAGGTTCGTGATTATTACCAGGGCCATGTTCGGGAGTTTCAGCGCCCCGAGCAGATTCTGGCCCTGCACGCCCTGTTGCCCAGCCGGGATCTGGCCCAAAAGCTGGTGGACCGGGTGAAGACGGGCCAGGACATGAGCGCCGCGGCCGATGCCCTGGGCGCCCCCCTGGCCGAGGGCGGGCACCCCTCCTGGCTCAGCCGGGGGCACATGCCGCCCGCCTTGGAGAAGAAGGTTTTCGCCCTGCAAGCGGGGCAACTGGCCGGGCCCCTGCCCAGCACCTATGGCTTCCACGTGGTGCTGGTAAAACAAAAGAGGCCCGCCCAAACCCTGAGCCTGGCCCAGGCCGCGCCGGAGATTCAAAAGCGTCTGTCCGCTCAGCGCCGCGAATCTCTGGCCGTGCAATATCTGGAGCGCTTGCGAGCCCAGGCTCGGGTACAATACGACGAGAATTTTCTTGAACTGGGCCGCCCGGCCTCTCCTAGGAGTGGATGA